In one window of Tumebacillus algifaecis DNA:
- a CDS encoding AAA family ATPase, with translation MFTNSEKQLTEWLPMAPFEEKAFLQIAITLSEMVYRIHRQNVRIGGLSPANVRMSADRTLAELSETVEMHDIYQAPEQTGRINRTPDGRSDLYSLGVIFYELLTGVLPFQAQGETNWSYLHISAPPRPLGEMRPELEGPLQDIVLKLLAKSPEDRYQSAYGLLADLKQCARMLEQNGVLMPFLIGRVDEIREFRLPHNLFGRDEQMQWLVAGFELAAAGKSVFRSIRGVAGIGKTALINQFQETVARRGGRFVGGKGDPRDQDRPYEPVLQALRQWIEELWSEPTDTVASLKERLNARLGEEAQTIVACWPEACALLGDPAGEAPACGPAVAARFGELLPEMIGCMAEGEQSLVLYLDDLQWADVSTIRLLHRLARDEEIKGLMVIGASREEADSNWIADTADQTELPPLLYEDVRLWVSSVLHEDTARARLLARSMYLQTQGNPRSLRLLLENWRNEKKLIYDEKQHRWMWDAEVTKRMSESEESIRLVKAGFSRLSEETRAMLAIAAAIGPCFPPEMLAEVSGHSLEQTLHLLQAAEREGMICYEEQAKDRRGEERLYLFLHDQVWQMADSIYADRRADWHLKIGRLLQRQNSNWHDDALYETIDHLNLGMANMSDGERAELAWHNYRAGSKAISSIQYAKAKRYFETGLQLVESEVFESGSLVCKLTIELIECEHICGNIERAQSLLRRVMIHKQKLNLEDRIRVYTYLIHLATYDQNDKAVQTGREALAELGWKLPEKVSTATVIKEVLLTQAVLYRMRDKFDRLPPNEEVEFKAVSGLLVDLFTPLLIQDDKSLIALYAKFIRYGAKKGINEPFVLLLSVYELLLQRGLPQFLEGYCPIKLEHLQATSQLSQRFQPKLPFMIGFSKQLENPIEASIYLEKSLRLGVEITDPAFVNLAIAMCLLNHCGDVHALSKLLAYMEREPRPFTVDRVLELIQVAKAYLAALQDASLQDAFVAIPDPDRMDRAQDEEDNFSCGCRLEVAYLSGKYKEAQYWAKRCRENELAPDLLQVRKQRLYEALTFAACYVDATPDERKRTLRMLTKQMRLMRKRKGYLGADSAAHLLIRAEWKRICGDRQEAMQEYAATIERARQEKQGLFEAISYERLAVCYQEAGSRTGVTISLMDACTAYTVWGITAKAKQISSEHADVSGYLSTPLEARATEMEREGQDLVRTDENKVVDSPASLAEEDLLHQIVRWSVKPNDPNLLESFLTATLRQAGADRGLVIRSLSGSFQIKAQTGSVNCEGAASTYSEAVLRHVRMTGEALMIDDAARSYFQKDPYIRQCAPRSIICMPIVFPGNQPSDLLYLENTQVTGVFTETTRNVLELMITRMTYLRVLSGTTAEAGGEVPFPVVQPEPQALIEPLTNRETEILIALSEGLSNREIAERFNITEPTVKTHASNIYGKLGVRRRGQAVVRAKELQLISR, from the coding sequence ATGTTTACTAACAGTGAAAAGCAGTTGACCGAATGGTTGCCGATGGCTCCCTTCGAAGAAAAAGCTTTTTTGCAAATCGCCATCACGCTATCTGAGATGGTGTACCGAATACATCGACAAAATGTGCGGATCGGGGGCTTGAGCCCTGCCAACGTTCGAATGAGTGCTGATCGAACGCTGGCGGAGCTATCCGAAACGGTAGAGATGCACGATATCTATCAAGCCCCGGAGCAGACGGGTCGAATCAATCGAACGCCGGACGGACGCAGTGATCTTTATTCGCTCGGTGTCATCTTCTATGAGCTGTTGACCGGAGTGTTGCCGTTTCAGGCGCAAGGGGAGACGAACTGGAGCTATCTACATATTTCTGCACCCCCGCGACCTCTGGGCGAGATGCGACCAGAGTTGGAGGGACCGCTGCAAGACATCGTCTTGAAGCTGTTGGCGAAGTCGCCAGAAGATCGCTACCAGAGCGCTTATGGGCTGCTCGCTGATCTGAAGCAGTGTGCGAGGATGCTGGAGCAAAATGGTGTGCTGATGCCCTTTCTGATTGGTCGCGTTGACGAAATCCGTGAATTCCGGCTGCCGCACAACCTGTTTGGACGGGATGAGCAAATGCAGTGGTTAGTAGCGGGCTTTGAGCTGGCAGCAGCGGGAAAAAGTGTGTTTCGATCGATCAGAGGTGTGGCAGGCATCGGTAAGACGGCGCTCATCAATCAGTTTCAAGAGACGGTGGCCAGACGCGGTGGTCGTTTTGTAGGAGGGAAAGGCGATCCTCGCGATCAGGACAGGCCATATGAGCCCGTGTTGCAAGCGCTGCGGCAATGGATAGAGGAACTCTGGAGCGAGCCGACCGATACGGTCGCCAGTCTGAAGGAACGGTTGAACGCGAGGCTAGGCGAGGAAGCGCAAACGATTGTAGCGTGTTGGCCAGAAGCGTGCGCATTGCTGGGTGATCCTGCAGGGGAGGCGCCAGCGTGTGGTCCAGCCGTTGCGGCCCGCTTTGGCGAGCTGCTGCCCGAGATGATCGGCTGTATGGCGGAAGGCGAGCAATCGCTGGTCCTGTATCTCGATGATCTTCAATGGGCGGATGTGAGCACGATTCGTCTTCTTCATCGACTTGCTCGCGACGAAGAGATAAAAGGCTTGATGGTGATCGGCGCTTCACGGGAGGAGGCAGATTCCAATTGGATCGCAGATACGGCCGACCAGACTGAGCTACCCCCTCTGCTCTATGAGGATGTGCGACTCTGGGTCTCCTCCGTCCTGCATGAGGATACGGCTCGCGCTCGCCTGCTAGCAAGATCGATGTACCTTCAGACGCAAGGAAATCCCCGTTCGCTGCGCCTGCTGCTGGAGAATTGGCGGAACGAGAAAAAGCTGATCTACGACGAAAAACAGCATCGGTGGATGTGGGATGCGGAAGTGACCAAGCGGATGAGCGAATCGGAGGAGAGCATTCGCTTGGTCAAAGCTGGCTTCAGCAGGCTTTCCGAAGAGACGAGAGCAATGCTTGCGATCGCCGCGGCGATCGGTCCTTGCTTTCCTCCTGAGATGCTCGCCGAAGTGAGTGGACATTCCCTCGAACAGACGCTTCATCTCTTGCAGGCGGCCGAACGAGAGGGGATGATCTGTTATGAAGAGCAAGCGAAAGATCGCCGCGGCGAGGAGCGCCTCTATCTGTTTTTGCACGATCAGGTGTGGCAGATGGCCGACAGCATCTATGCGGATCGCCGTGCCGACTGGCACCTGAAGATCGGTCGTCTGTTGCAGCGGCAAAATTCGAACTGGCACGATGACGCCCTCTATGAAACGATCGATCATCTTAATCTGGGCATGGCGAACATGTCGGATGGAGAACGGGCGGAGCTGGCTTGGCACAATTATCGGGCAGGAAGCAAAGCGATCTCATCGATTCAATATGCGAAAGCGAAACGTTATTTCGAAACCGGATTGCAGCTTGTGGAATCGGAAGTGTTCGAGTCGGGATCGCTCGTCTGTAAGCTCACGATCGAGTTGATCGAGTGTGAGCATATATGTGGGAACATCGAGCGGGCACAATCGCTTCTGCGCCGAGTAATGATTCATAAACAGAAGCTGAATCTGGAAGATCGCATCCGTGTCTACACCTATCTGATTCATCTGGCCACATATGATCAAAACGACAAAGCGGTGCAAACGGGGCGCGAGGCTTTGGCAGAACTTGGCTGGAAGCTTCCAGAGAAGGTTTCGACAGCGACTGTGATCAAGGAAGTCCTGCTGACACAGGCTGTCCTGTATCGGATGCGCGATAAGTTCGATCGACTGCCTCCGAATGAGGAGGTAGAATTTAAAGCTGTATCAGGTCTGCTTGTCGATCTGTTCACTCCACTCCTGATCCAGGATGACAAGTCGTTGATCGCACTGTACGCCAAATTTATTCGCTATGGTGCAAAAAAGGGGATTAATGAACCGTTCGTCTTGCTCCTTAGCGTCTATGAACTGCTACTGCAAAGAGGATTACCGCAATTTTTGGAAGGTTACTGTCCCATAAAGTTGGAACATCTGCAAGCTACTTCCCAGCTCAGCCAAAGATTTCAACCCAAACTCCCCTTTATGATCGGGTTTTCCAAGCAGTTGGAGAATCCGATCGAAGCTTCGATCTATCTGGAAAAATCGTTGCGCTTGGGAGTAGAGATAACAGACCCAGCGTTTGTAAACCTGGCGATTGCCATGTGCCTCCTCAACCACTGCGGAGATGTGCACGCGTTGTCCAAGCTGCTTGCCTACATGGAAAGGGAGCCTCGACCGTTCACTGTTGACAGGGTGCTCGAACTGATACAGGTTGCTAAAGCATATCTGGCAGCACTTCAAGATGCTAGCTTGCAAGACGCTTTCGTGGCGATTCCAGACCCGGATCGTATGGATCGAGCGCAGGATGAGGAAGACAACTTCAGCTGCGGCTGCAGGCTGGAGGTTGCGTATCTGTCGGGAAAATACAAGGAGGCGCAGTACTGGGCGAAACGCTGTCGAGAGAATGAACTGGCACCCGATTTGTTGCAAGTTCGCAAGCAGCGGTTGTACGAAGCGTTAACTTTTGCCGCATGTTACGTGGATGCGACCCCCGATGAACGCAAACGCACCCTTCGGATGCTTACGAAGCAGATGCGCTTGATGAGGAAGCGAAAGGGCTATTTGGGTGCTGATTCTGCCGCTCATCTGCTGATTCGCGCAGAGTGGAAGCGCATCTGCGGTGATCGACAGGAGGCGATGCAGGAATATGCAGCCACGATTGAACGGGCGCGGCAGGAAAAGCAGGGGCTTTTTGAGGCGATCAGCTATGAACGGCTTGCCGTTTGCTATCAAGAGGCTGGCAGTCGAACGGGCGTGACGATTTCGTTGATGGATGCTTGTACTGCGTACACGGTCTGGGGAATCACCGCCAAAGCGAAGCAGATCAGCAGCGAGCATGCTGATGTAAGTGGATACTTGTCAACGCCATTGGAGGCGCGGGCGACAGAGATGGAGAGAGAAGGTCAGGATCTTGTGAGGACTGATGAGAACAAGGTCGTTGACAGCCCCGCTTCGCTCGCGGAAGAAGATCTTCTCCATCAGATTGTCAGATGGTCGGTCAAGCCGAATGATCCCAATCTCCTGGAAAGTTTCCTGACGGCCACGCTCCGTCAAGCAGGGGCCGATCGAGGATTGGTGATCAGAAGTCTGAGCGGGAGTTTTCAAATTAAGGCGCAGACTGGGAGTGTCAATTGCGAAGGAGCTGCCAGCACCTACTCGGAAGCTGTGCTTCGCCATGTGCGGATGACAGGTGAAGCTTTGATGATCGACGATGCAGCTCGCAGCTATTTTCAGAAAGATCCCTACATTCGGCAGTGTGCACCACGTTCGATCATCTGCATGCCGATCGTCTTCCCGGGTAATCAACCTAGCGATCTGCTCTATCTGGAAAATACGCAGGTGACAGGCGTTTTCACGGAGACGACTCGAAACGTCCTCGAACTGATGATCACGCGGATGACATACCTGAGGGTGCTATCGGGCACAACAGCCGAAGCAGGAGGGGAGGTTCCTTTCCCTGTTGTGCAGCCCGAACCGCAAGCGCTGATCGAGCCGTTGACGAATCGTGAGACTGAGATCCTGATCGCCCTGTCGGAAGGGCTATCCAACCGAGAGATCGCAGAGAGATTCAACATTACCGAACCGACAGTGAAAACACATGCCTCCAACATTTATGGCAAACTCGGCGTGAGGCGTCGCGGACAGGCTGTGGTTCGAGCAAAGGAACTGCAACTGATCAGCAGATAA
- a CDS encoding ParB N-terminal domain-containing protein: MIGVLSNLHLVKADDICLHEAHESKRLHLTSEAIREEGVLRHPPLAVRMRDGRCLIIDGAHRTCALQQLGCRYIPLQLVEAHDFTLEAWHHLVPVGPWLDDLQLDPTLQFTTERPDGQPLAELVKSDGSVLYLSCGAEENRFQAWHRIVGAYSEEYRVNRLAPHASYQLDAHHVVLRYPAVRLDELETAVFAGQLMPAGVTRFSVRGRLLNLRIPLSLLFDEERAHEEWAKLCMYWSNTLRLYSEAVYLCEV; this comes from the coding sequence ATGATCGGGGTATTATCCAATTTGCATTTGGTAAAAGCGGATGACATCTGCCTGCACGAAGCGCACGAATCGAAGCGGCTGCATCTCACCTCGGAGGCGATCCGCGAAGAGGGCGTGCTGCGCCATCCACCGCTTGCCGTGCGGATGCGCGACGGTCGCTGTCTGATCATCGACGGCGCACACCGCACCTGTGCGCTCCAGCAACTGGGCTGCCGCTACATCCCGCTGCAACTGGTGGAAGCGCACGACTTCACCTTGGAGGCGTGGCACCACCTCGTTCCGGTCGGCCCGTGGCTTGACGATCTGCAGCTCGACCCGACCTTGCAATTTACGACGGAGCGTCCGGACGGTCAGCCGTTGGCCGAACTGGTGAAAAGCGATGGAAGCGTGCTGTATCTCTCCTGTGGTGCAGAGGAAAACCGCTTTCAAGCCTGGCATCGGATCGTCGGTGCTTACAGCGAGGAGTACCGAGTCAACCGCCTCGCTCCGCACGCATCGTATCAGCTTGATGCGCATCACGTCGTGCTGCGCTATCCGGCGGTCCGCTTGGATGAACTGGAAACGGCGGTGTTTGCCGGACAGTTGATGCCGGCCGGAGTCACTCGATTTTCGGTGCGAGGCCGCCTGTTGAACCTGCGCATCCCGCTTTCGCTGTTGTTCGATGAAGAACGGGCGCATGAAGAGTGGGCAAAGCTGTGCATGTATTGGTCGAACACGTTGCGCCTCTATTCGGAAGCGGTCTATCTGTGCGAAGTGTAG
- a CDS encoding HpcH/HpaI aldolase family protein — translation MLRENVLKRKLQQGETVFGLICSVPHPTMVEMIAAADYDFVIIDTEHVLINPETLENMLRAADASGITALVRVQDAAPNTILRVLDAGAHGVVVPHVRTKEEAEAIVKASRYYPQGMRSLNGGRPADFAKIDLQGYLTYANEQVMVVPMIENREGVDNAADIASVPGVDMILEGAADLSQSYGLPWQTRSETVQSALAQAAAAVRAQGVPYCAIPRALEDVALWQERGVTAFVLGEERGTAFRALRTHLSTYRDAGTGRR, via the coding sequence ATGCTTCGCGAGAACGTATTGAAACGTAAACTTCAGCAGGGTGAGACTGTGTTCGGTCTCATCTGCTCCGTTCCGCATCCGACGATGGTCGAGATGATCGCGGCGGCCGACTATGATTTTGTGATCATCGACACCGAGCATGTGCTGATCAATCCGGAGACGCTGGAGAACATGTTGCGTGCCGCCGATGCGTCTGGAATCACAGCGTTGGTGCGCGTGCAAGACGCAGCTCCGAACACGATTTTGCGCGTGCTAGACGCAGGCGCGCACGGGGTGGTCGTCCCGCACGTCCGCACCAAGGAAGAGGCGGAGGCGATCGTCAAGGCGAGCCGTTACTATCCGCAAGGCATGCGCAGTTTAAATGGTGGCCGCCCCGCCGATTTTGCCAAAATCGATCTGCAAGGCTACTTGACGTATGCCAATGAGCAGGTGATGGTCGTGCCGATGATCGAAAATCGAGAAGGGGTGGACAACGCGGCCGACATCGCCTCGGTGCCCGGCGTGGACATGATTCTCGAAGGGGCGGCCGACCTGTCACAATCGTATGGCCTGCCGTGGCAGACCCGCTCGGAAACGGTGCAAAGCGCGCTGGCACAGGCGGCGGCTGCGGTGCGCGCACAAGGCGTTCCGTACTGTGCGATTCCGCGCGCGCTGGAAGATGTGGCGCTCTGGCAGGAACGCGGTGTCACCGCGTTTGTGCTGGGGGAGGAGCGCGGCACTGCGTTTCGCGCCTTGCGCACACATCTGAGCACATACCGCGATGCAGGGACGGGGAGGAGATAG
- a CDS encoding 2Fe-2S iron-sulfur cluster-binding protein, with product MSKKLTVGSLIESKRGPESRPVAQRLASHGLAPRTSSVPPVATPPRPIKLRQSGRSLVVSALSGATLLQAGLRQAQPIAYKCQKGTCGQCAVQVIAGAEQLSPPTPLEQQTLSASRTSGLRLSCQARFCC from the coding sequence ATGAGCAAAAAACTGACCGTGGGCTCGCTGATCGAATCAAAGCGTGGCCCGGAATCGCGACCTGTAGCCCAACGTCTTGCCTCGCATGGTCTCGCGCCTCGAACATCGTCTGTGCCGCCTGTGGCCACGCCGCCGCGCCCGATCAAACTGCGGCAGTCTGGGCGCAGCTTGGTCGTGTCCGCCCTCTCCGGTGCCACGCTGTTGCAAGCCGGATTGCGCCAAGCCCAACCGATCGCCTACAAGTGTCAAAAGGGCACCTGTGGCCAATGTGCGGTGCAAGTGATAGCAGGGGCTGAGCAACTCAGCCCGCCCACGCCGCTCGAACAGCAAACGCTCAGTGCGTCACGCACAAGCGGCCTACGCTTGAGTTGCCAAGCCCGCTTCTGCTGCTAA
- a CDS encoding TerD family protein, with the protein MAISLSKGQKVDLTKTNPGLSKVIVGLGWDTNKYDGGNDFDLDASVFCTNGAGKVNSEKDFIFYNNSQNENGSIVHTGDNRTGEGEGDDEAVKVDLSAVPADVEKIAFCITIHDADARGQNFGQVSNAFVRIVNEATNEEVIRFDLGEDFSVETAVTVGELYRHNGEWKFNAIGSGYKDGLAGLCRDYGLNIA; encoded by the coding sequence ATGGCAATCTCTCTTTCGAAAGGTCAAAAAGTTGATCTGACTAAAACCAATCCGGGTCTGAGCAAAGTGATCGTCGGTCTTGGTTGGGACACCAACAAATATGACGGCGGCAACGATTTCGACCTCGATGCGTCCGTATTCTGCACGAACGGTGCGGGCAAAGTCAACTCGGAGAAAGACTTCATTTTCTACAACAATTCTCAAAACGAAAACGGCTCGATCGTACATACTGGTGACAACAGAACTGGCGAAGGTGAAGGCGATGACGAGGCGGTCAAAGTTGATCTGTCCGCTGTTCCGGCCGATGTTGAAAAAATCGCGTTTTGCATCACGATCCACGATGCTGATGCGCGCGGCCAAAACTTTGGTCAAGTCTCCAACGCATTTGTTCGCATCGTGAACGAAGCGACGAACGAAGAAGTGATCCGTTTCGACCTCGGCGAAGATTTCTCCGTGGAAACGGCAGTCACCGTTGGCGAATTGTACCGTCACAACGGCGAGTGGAAATTCAACGCGATCGGCAGCGGCTACAAAGATGGCTTGGCTGGCCTGTGCCGTGACTACGGTCTGAATATCGCGTAA
- a CDS encoding TerD family protein translates to MAISLVKGQKIDLTKSNAGLTNLIVGLGWDPVQQKKGLFGFLKAEANIDCDASALLLDANDRLTKDGNLVCFYNKKSKCQSVIHSGDNLTGEGDGDDEQIFVDLKKVPSDVAKILMVVNIYDCEKRRQDFGMIQKAYIRVVNRANNQELVRFNLSDNYSGKTALIVAEIYRHDGDWKFNAIGEGAYAAHIDLLAAKYK, encoded by the coding sequence ATGGCTATCTCGCTTGTAAAAGGTCAGAAAATTGACCTGACGAAGTCGAACGCAGGGCTGACCAATCTGATCGTAGGTTTGGGATGGGACCCCGTTCAACAAAAAAAGGGGCTCTTTGGTTTCTTAAAGGCGGAGGCGAACATCGACTGCGATGCGTCTGCACTGCTTTTGGATGCCAATGACAGGCTGACCAAAGACGGGAATCTCGTTTGTTTCTATAACAAAAAGAGCAAGTGCCAATCGGTAATCCACTCTGGAGATAACCTGACGGGTGAAGGGGATGGCGACGACGAGCAGATCTTTGTCGATCTGAAAAAAGTGCCGTCCGATGTAGCAAAAATCCTGATGGTGGTCAACATTTACGACTGCGAGAAAAGACGGCAGGATTTTGGCATGATTCAGAAGGCGTACATTCGCGTTGTCAATAGAGCGAACAATCAGGAATTGGTGCGCTTCAATCTCTCCGATAACTATTCGGGTAAAACGGCATTGATCGTGGCCGAAATCTATCGTCACGACGGCGATTGGAAGTTTAATGCGATCGGTGAAGGCGCTTACGCCGCGCATATCGACCTGTTGGCAGCGAAATACAAGTAA
- a CDS encoding family 1 encapsulin nanocompartment shell protein, giving the protein MPLRGDDEERLLHELIQAARRQLVGRRFIEIYGPLGAGVQGVPAESYEQQAELAEVDQLGEEENEAFGTGVRRQLTIPILYKDFILHWRDIELARQLETQIDFSAGAGAAAVVAAKEDDLIFNGNQALDIEGLVNARGRLTHLIEDWAEHGRPYADVVQMTTKLVEAGQYGPYAMVVHPVLYAKMLRVHQGTNVLEIEHIRELVTAGVFQSPVLQENSGLLVSVGRQNFDLAISEDLNVSYLGAERMNHPFRVYECLVPRIKRPSAICAFAL; this is encoded by the coding sequence ATGCCGCTGCGCGGTGATGATGAGGAACGCTTGTTGCACGAGTTGATTCAAGCGGCACGCCGCCAACTGGTCGGACGACGCTTTATTGAAATTTACGGTCCGCTGGGCGCTGGTGTGCAAGGCGTGCCTGCCGAAAGCTATGAACAGCAGGCCGAGCTGGCCGAAGTTGACCAACTCGGGGAAGAAGAAAATGAAGCGTTCGGCACAGGCGTTCGTCGGCAATTGACGATTCCGATCTTGTACAAAGATTTTATTTTGCATTGGCGGGATATCGAGTTGGCGCGGCAGTTGGAGACGCAAATCGACTTCAGTGCCGGTGCGGGCGCAGCAGCTGTGGTCGCCGCGAAAGAGGACGATCTGATCTTTAACGGCAATCAAGCGCTGGATATCGAAGGGCTGGTCAACGCCCGCGGCCGCCTGACCCATCTGATCGAAGACTGGGCGGAGCATGGCCGTCCCTACGCCGATGTGGTGCAGATGACGACCAAACTGGTCGAGGCAGGGCAATACGGACCCTACGCGATGGTCGTCCACCCTGTTCTCTACGCGAAGATGCTGCGCGTGCACCAAGGGACGAACGTGCTGGAGATCGAGCACATTCGCGAGTTGGTGACGGCAGGTGTGTTCCAATCTCCGGTGTTGCAAGAGAATTCGGGTCTGCTCGTCTCGGTCGGGCGCCAAAATTTCGATTTGGCCATCTCGGAGGATCTAAACGTTTCCTATTTGGGGGCTGAGCGCATGAACCATCCGTTTCGCGTCTATGAATGTCTGGTGCCGCGCATCAAACGTCCGTCGGCGATCTGTGCGTTTGCGCTCTGA
- a CDS encoding S-layer homology domain-containing protein yields MGRFGRRGSLRNWITSVMLIFALLIGSVANAVAFKDVCESHWASKQIQEWLDKGLVKGYQDGTFKPNGKVTRAEFMVLVNGGFGFTEEQEINFSDVKAGAWYEGAVKKAAAASYIDGYEDGTMRPDQQISRIEAAAIVAKIAKLQGNEAEADAFQDAIPKWGRAAVGAMKEHGYIIGYPDGSFGAAKPMTRAEAIVVLDRVVKDQEIKAPEVWTIDKAGTYGPVEGKQVVAGDVNITAAGVKLQNVTINGKLNISESVGEGDVELKGVTVKGDSFIQSGGENSIHIEDSVLDTVKVLKKTGTIGIVVKGVTKIETLKIDSLSMLDVGKNATIEEIIINAVTNVIGEGTIHQAFINISGVSFEKAPTIIKTAEGVQPPSIKSTTPGTGSGGTGGSDGGGDGGGDGGGDGGGDGGGDGGGDGGGDGGGETPPDTTAPELSNVSVKAYIGTAVSATSNEAGSLYLVPHATEASLAALIAATAANKGTTVPAEANVSVDLGTTGLAAGIYVVYAVDAAGNLSAKSADIIVAPVGYTLIMSAQDLENMRMDPDGKFIQLMDIDFEGNNWEPLNFWGTYDGNGYTISNLKIENTAGQFVGFFGFVDQPDQGAVIRQVQLLSVSINGNGNGNEWIGGLVGYLKEGSVVVDSHVTGSVTGTGIAKAVGGLVGYNEGSITGSSASSDVTGYDSIGGLVGENHGQITNSFASGNVEGHTRVGGLVGNNFGQITESHATGAVTGLFNNVGGLVGSSEGEIVDSYATGHVKGGTFDIGGLVGTNHGQITKSSASGNAEGLKRVGGLVGTNFGQITESDSTGTVRLL; encoded by the coding sequence ATGGGTCGTTTCGGGAGAAGGGGATCGCTAAGGAACTGGATCACCAGTGTCATGCTCATTTTTGCATTGTTGATCGGTTCGGTAGCGAATGCGGTTGCTTTCAAAGATGTATGCGAAAGTCACTGGGCCAGCAAACAGATTCAGGAGTGGCTAGACAAAGGGCTCGTAAAAGGGTATCAAGATGGAACTTTTAAACCGAACGGCAAGGTGACGAGAGCAGAATTTATGGTGCTCGTGAACGGCGGTTTTGGTTTTACCGAAGAGCAGGAAATTAACTTTTCGGACGTGAAAGCGGGAGCATGGTACGAAGGGGCTGTCAAAAAAGCGGCAGCTGCAAGCTACATCGACGGATACGAAGATGGCACCATGCGTCCCGATCAGCAGATCAGCCGGATCGAAGCGGCTGCTATCGTGGCGAAAATCGCCAAGCTACAAGGAAATGAAGCGGAGGCAGACGCATTTCAAGATGCGATCCCCAAATGGGGCAGAGCGGCTGTCGGCGCCATGAAGGAACATGGCTATATCATCGGCTATCCGGATGGAAGCTTCGGTGCAGCCAAGCCGATGACGCGCGCAGAAGCGATCGTCGTTCTCGACCGGGTCGTAAAGGATCAGGAAATCAAAGCGCCGGAAGTGTGGACGATCGACAAAGCGGGGACGTACGGTCCCGTTGAAGGAAAACAGGTCGTAGCAGGCGATGTCAACATCACGGCTGCCGGCGTGAAACTGCAAAATGTGACGATCAACGGGAAGCTGAACATCTCCGAGTCGGTCGGCGAAGGCGATGTCGAACTGAAAGGCGTCACCGTCAAGGGGGATTCCTTCATTCAGAGTGGAGGGGAGAACAGCATTCATATCGAAGACTCGGTTCTCGACACGGTGAAGGTTCTCAAGAAAACAGGCACGATCGGAATTGTCGTCAAGGGAGTCACGAAGATCGAAACCTTGAAGATCGATTCGCTCTCCATGCTGGATGTTGGCAAGAACGCAACGATCGAGGAGATTATCATCAACGCCGTTACCAATGTAATCGGTGAAGGAACGATCCATCAAGCGTTCATCAACATTTCGGGAGTCAGCTTCGAAAAAGCACCGACGATCATCAAGACGGCGGAAGGTGTTCAACCTCCGTCGATCAAGTCGACAACACCTGGTACAGGCAGTGGTGGCACTGGCGGCAGCGATGGTGGCGGCGATGGTGGCGGCGATGGTGGCGGCGATGGTGGCGGCGATGGTGGCGGCGATGGTGGCGGCGATGGTGGCGGCGATGGCGGTGGCGAAACGCCTCCCGATACCACAGCGCCCGAACTGTCGAACGTATCCGTTAAAGCTTATATTGGAACAGCGGTTTCGGCGACGAGCAATGAAGCGGGAAGCCTGTACTTGGTACCGCACGCGACAGAAGCAAGTCTCGCCGCCTTGATTGCAGCGACGGCAGCAAATAAAGGCACTACAGTGCCGGCCGAAGCTAACGTGTCGGTCGACCTAGGCACGACAGGTCTTGCAGCAGGAATCTATGTGGTCTACGCAGTCGATGCGGCTGGAAATCTGTCGGCGAAATCAGCAGATATCATCGTGGCACCTGTTGGGTATACACTCATTATGTCTGCACAGGATCTTGAAAACATGCGAATGGATCCGGACGGTAAGTTCATTCAGCTCATGGACATCGATTTCGAAGGCAACAACTGGGAGCCGCTTAATTTCTGGGGCACATATGACGGAAATGGTTACACAATTTCGAACCTGAAAATTGAAAATACTGCAGGCCAATTCGTGGGCTTCTTTGGATTTGTGGATCAACCGGATCAAGGTGCTGTGATCAGACAGGTTCAACTGTTGTCTGTATCGATCAATGGTAACGGTAACGGTAACGAATGGATCGGCGGCTTGGTTGGTTACCTCAAAGAAGGATCTGTAGTAGTAGACAGCCATGTCACAGGTAGTGTGACAGGAACAGGAATAGCAAAAGCAGTCGGTGGTTTGGTTGGTTATAATGAAGGCTCCATCACAGGCAGCTCTGCTTCAAGTGATGTAACTGGATATGACTCTATCGGCGGCCTTGTTGGCGAAAACCACGGTCAAATCACCAATAGCTTTGCCTCTGGAAATGTGGAAGGGCATACACGGGTCGGAGGCCTTGTTGGCAATAACTTCGGTCAAATCACCGAGAGCCATGCAACTGGTGCTGTAACTGGATTATTCAATAATGTTGGTGGTCTTGTCGGTTCCAGCGAGGGTGAGATTGTTGATAGCTATGCAACTGGGCATGTAAAAGGAGGAACGTTTGATATCGGAGGACTTGTCGGCACTAACCACGGTCAAATCACCAAAAGCTCTGCCTCTGGAAATGCGGAAGGGCTTAAACGGGTCGGAGGCCTTGTCGGCACTAACTTCGGTCAAATCACCGAGAGCGATTCAACTGGTACTGTAAGGTTGCTGTAA